Proteins encoded together in one Asterias rubens chromosome 4, eAstRub1.3, whole genome shotgun sequence window:
- the LOC117289385 gene encoding uncharacterized protein LOC117289385, whose amino-acid sequence MMLTQLNLHNMGTVITKMHSKKAEKHSFHLELHEYGTLLESLNNSETSDREYYRGKTCNELLKRPVYGRICTTDSDGETVKILSSAPGRKTAFIFGPETACGALLAKKPYELLLHLGLLPEYIHLKVCIKKSRYWIILLSETLNTTETPILAATWDGLKQFIQIFYPAALESVLTHWDTIKANPVEFFEREVDFKFISTLSDTSGPQYMSYEKYLSLPKPQTAWQTRLFLYCELRMFELFTGDGLTCRQDGTKGEREYVSTNYDLSQIDRSNWVAVPITVDVPLDVRKQYGSTL is encoded by the exons ATGATGCTGACACAACTAAACCTACACAACATGGGAACGGTAATAACAAAAATGCACTCAAAAAAGGCTGAGAAACACAGTTTTCATTTAGAGTTACATGAGTATGGCACATTACTGGAAAGTTTGAACAACAGTGAAACATCGGATAGAGAATACTATCGAGGTAAAACATGTAATGAGCTTTTAAAAAGACCTGTTTATGGACGTATTTGTACGACTGACAGCGACGGCGAGACTGTGAAAATATTGTCGTCTGCTCCGGGCCGAAAGACCGCTTTTATATTCGGCCCAGAAACTGCGTGCGGTGCGCTGCTCGCTAAGAAACCGTACGAACTACTACTTCATTTGGGACTTTTACCAGAATACATCCACTTAAAG gtTTGTATCAAGAAATCCAGGTACTGGATCATCCTTCTGTCTGAAACACTAAACACGACGGAAACCCCAATTCTAGCTGCCACATGGGATGGCTTGAAACAGTTCATCCAGATCTTCTACCCTGCTGCTCTCGAATCAGTTCTTACCCACTGGGACACCATCAAAGCAAACCCAGTGGAATTCTTCGAGCGGGAGGTCGACTTTAAGTTCATTTCAACACTGAGTGACACATCGGGTCCTCAGTATATGAGCTACGAGAAGTATCTCTCACTGCCGAAGCCCCAGACAGCTTGGCAGACGAGGCTCTTCCTTTACTGTGAACTACGGATGTTTGAATTATTCACTGGTGATGGACTGACGTGTAGACAGGATGGAACAAAAGGAGAACGGGAGTACGTCAGTACGAACTATGACCTCTCGCAGATTGACCGAAGTAACTGGGTAGCTGTACCTATCACGGTGGATGTCCCTCTCGATGTGAGGAAACAATATGGCTCTACTTTGTAG
- the LOC117289263 gene encoding adenine phosphoribosyltransferase-like, with protein MSEQRLERIKKSINAVPDFPKPGILFRDIFPLFQDVSVITETISMMVEHVKEKFGSVDVIVGLDARGFLFGPMMAVQLGCSFVPVRKKGKLPGKCLQVSYTLEYGDNVLEAQVGSISKGQRVVIVDDLIATGGTMRAASSLVTQMSGTILECLVLIELLDLKGSATLKHPFHSFLEY; from the exons ATGTCAGAACAGAGACTAGAAAGAATAAAGAAGTCCATCAATGCCGTGCCAGACTTCCCCAAACCGGGTATTTTGTTCAG GGACATTTTCCCGCTGTTTCAAGATGTATCCGTAATAACGGAAACCATTTCCATGATGGTTGAACACGTCAAAGAGAAATTTGGCTCTGTTGATGTTATTGTTG GATTAGATGCAAGAGGCTTTCTATTTGGACCAATGATGGCAGTCCAATTGGGATGTTCATTTGTCCCTGTCAGGAAGAAGGGCAAGCTACCAGGGAAGTGTTTGCAAGTGTCATACACACTGGAATATGGAGAC aATGTTTTGGAAGCTCAAGTTGGTTCCATTAGCAAAGGACAGCGAGTGGTGattgttgatgatttaatcgCAACAGGAG GAACAATGAGAGCTGCCTCCAGCTTAGTCACCCAAATGTCTGGAACCATCTTGGAATGTTTAGTTCTTATCGAGCTCTTGGACTTGAAGGGATCTGCAACTCTGAAACACCCATTCCATAGTTTCTTGGAGTATTAG